From a region of the Paenibacillus lutimineralis genome:
- the trxB gene encoding thioredoxin-disulfide reductase — protein MYKTIIIGTGPAGLTAAIYLARANMKPLVIEGPQPGGQLTTTTDVENFPGFPDGIMGPVLMENMRKQAERFGAEFRTGWVNSVDMSRRPFKLDVDGLGELEAETLVLSTGASAKYLGIPGEQDNVGRGVSTCATCDGFFFRNREIIVIGGGDSALEEAGFLTRFASKVTVVHRRDELRASKIMQDRVRSNEKVEWALDRTPLEVVTNDMGVTGLKVRNNATGEEEVISATGVFVAIGHTPNTGFLGGQIDTDENGYIIVKPGTSETNVPGVFACGDVQDTRYRQAITAAGSGCMAALDCEKYIEALEHEQKELATK, from the coding sequence ATGTATAAGACGATTATAATCGGTACAGGTCCTGCCGGACTGACGGCAGCCATTTATTTGGCTAGAGCCAATATGAAGCCATTGGTTATAGAAGGACCACAACCTGGTGGTCAATTGACGACTACAACGGATGTTGAGAACTTCCCAGGATTTCCGGATGGAATTATGGGACCCGTGTTGATGGAGAATATGCGTAAGCAAGCGGAGCGCTTCGGCGCAGAATTCCGCACTGGCTGGGTGAACAGCGTCGATATGAGCCGTCGTCCATTTAAGCTGGATGTAGATGGATTAGGTGAATTGGAGGCCGAGACGTTGGTGTTGTCCACAGGCGCTTCGGCAAAATATCTCGGTATTCCAGGTGAACAGGATAACGTTGGCCGCGGTGTCAGCACCTGCGCTACCTGCGACGGATTCTTCTTCCGCAACAGAGAGATTATCGTCATCGGTGGCGGGGACTCTGCGCTTGAAGAGGCTGGCTTCCTCACTCGCTTTGCCTCCAAAGTAACGGTCGTTCATCGCCGTGATGAACTGCGTGCCTCGAAGATTATGCAAGACCGTGTTCGATCTAATGAGAAGGTAGAATGGGCACTGGATCGTACACCGCTTGAAGTTGTTACAAATGATATGGGGGTAACCGGGCTGAAGGTTCGCAACAATGCAACTGGAGAGGAAGAAGTCATCAGCGCAACCGGTGTATTCGTAGCAATTGGACACACGCCGAATACCGGCTTCTTAGGTGGTCAGATCGATACGGATGAGAACGGATATATCATCGTCAAACCAGGCACCTCTGAGACAAATGTACCCGGCGTGTTCGCCTGCGGCGATGTTCAGGATACACGCTATCGTCAAGCGATTACCGCAGCTGGTAGTGGTTGTATGGCAGCGCTCGATTGCGAGAAGTATATCGAAGCTCTGGAGCATGAACAGAAGGAACTTGCCACGAAGTAA
- a CDS encoding heavy metal translocating P-type ATPase: MQAIQKSNSAVSSVNQPTPHQKPRMNLIHLLKHKEMVFAISSGALMLLAWGIGTWSHVLSIIVYIAAYAVGGYIKAREGIETLVKERDLDVNLLMIAAALGAASIGYWNEGAMLIFIFALSGALESFASERSMKDISALIALRPETALKVDGDGISMVAVGELIVGDLLLVKPGEVIPADGVVQSGGSSVNQSTITGESIPVDKSTGDEVYAGTLNGQGALYVEVTSPAEGTLFSKIIAMVEQAQNETPASQRFIKKLEGIYAKSVVAITILLILFTPLVLGLTWSQAFYKAMVFLVVASPCAVVASVMPATLSAMSKSARKGVLFKGAAHMDLLSEAKVVAFDKTGTLTSGSPEVTDLVVMEGYDRLTVLAACAAAESLSQHPLARAIVRKAMDEGITLRAADELQDLPGWGIEALVEGRKWRIGKAEADADGLPTELRNRMQALTETGNTVSMVQCDGEYVALIALRDNIRPQAKETIRKLRELGIATAMLTGDRSATAQAIANEAGVDYVFGDLLPQDKVSHVSELRKKYGHVVMVGDGVNDAPALAAATVGIAMGGGGSGAALEIADVVLMNDNLERIADTFSLARRTKRIVRQNLVFAACVILTLVVSNFVQGIALPLGVVGHEGSTILVILNGLRLLR; the protein is encoded by the coding sequence ATGCAAGCCATCCAAAAATCCAACTCAGCCGTTAGTTCTGTTAATCAGCCGACTCCACACCAAAAGCCGCGTATGAATTTGATTCATTTGCTTAAACACAAGGAGATGGTATTTGCCATCAGCAGTGGGGCGCTTATGTTATTGGCCTGGGGAATTGGAACCTGGTCACATGTGCTGTCGATCATCGTATACATTGCTGCATATGCTGTTGGAGGCTATATTAAAGCACGGGAAGGAATTGAGACGCTTGTTAAGGAGCGCGACCTTGACGTGAATCTGCTGATGATCGCGGCTGCACTTGGAGCAGCTTCCATCGGCTATTGGAACGAAGGGGCGATGCTCATCTTCATCTTTGCACTTAGCGGTGCGTTAGAGTCATTCGCGAGCGAGCGCAGCATGAAGGATATCTCGGCATTGATCGCCTTGAGACCGGAGACAGCGCTGAAGGTTGATGGAGATGGCATTTCCATGGTAGCCGTTGGAGAACTGATCGTTGGTGATCTGTTGCTAGTGAAGCCAGGAGAGGTTATTCCGGCAGATGGTGTTGTACAGAGCGGCGGATCCTCCGTGAACCAGTCAACAATTACAGGAGAGTCGATTCCTGTTGATAAAAGTACTGGCGATGAAGTGTATGCGGGTACTCTAAACGGTCAGGGCGCGTTGTACGTTGAAGTGACTAGCCCGGCAGAAGGCACTTTATTCTCGAAGATTATTGCGATGGTGGAACAGGCCCAGAATGAAACTCCTGCTTCCCAGCGCTTCATTAAGAAGTTGGAAGGAATATACGCCAAATCGGTTGTTGCTATAACGATATTGTTGATCTTATTTACCCCGCTGGTACTGGGTTTGACCTGGTCTCAAGCCTTCTATAAGGCGATGGTATTCCTGGTCGTCGCTTCCCCATGTGCGGTCGTCGCTTCTGTGATGCCCGCCACATTATCGGCGATGTCTAAGAGCGCCAGGAAGGGCGTCCTGTTCAAGGGGGCCGCGCATATGGATTTGCTTAGTGAAGCGAAGGTCGTTGCTTTTGATAAGACAGGGACATTGACCTCAGGATCGCCAGAGGTCACGGACCTCGTCGTTATGGAGGGATATGACCGATTGACCGTGTTGGCAGCATGTGCGGCGGCAGAGAGTTTGTCACAGCATCCGCTTGCCCGTGCTATCGTACGCAAGGCTATGGATGAAGGGATTACGCTTAGAGCTGCAGACGAGCTTCAGGACTTGCCTGGCTGGGGGATCGAGGCTCTGGTTGAAGGCCGTAAATGGCGGATTGGCAAGGCCGAGGCAGATGCGGATGGTTTGCCAACTGAGCTGCGTAATCGGATGCAAGCTTTAACAGAAACGGGTAATACAGTATCAATGGTTCAATGCGATGGCGAATACGTAGCACTGATTGCCCTGCGTGATAATATCCGTCCACAAGCGAAGGAGACAATTCGTAAGCTGCGGGAACTGGGTATTGCCACCGCGATGTTAACCGGAGACCGGAGTGCCACCGCTCAGGCAATTGCCAATGAGGCCGGAGTTGATTATGTCTTTGGTGATCTTTTGCCCCAAGATAAGGTTTCCCATGTCTCTGAGCTTAGAAAGAAATATGGCCATGTGGTTATGGTTGGCGATGGCGTCAATGATGCTCCTGCTCTGGCTGCAGCTACGGTTGGGATCGCGATGGGCGGCGGAGGCAGCGGTGCAGCGCTGGAAATCGCAGACGTTGTGCTGATGAATGATAATCTTGAGCGGATTGCCGATACATTCTCCCTGGCACGTCGCACCAAACGGATTGTTAGACAAAACCTTGTGTTTGCAGCATGTGTGATTCTTACATTAGTGGTTAGCAATTTTGTGCAGGGCATCGCTCTTCCGCTGGGCGTCGTTGGTCATGAGGGAAGTACGATCTTGGTTATTCTGAATGGATTGCGTCTGCTGCGATAA
- a CDS encoding cupin domain-containing protein produces MEKIALKERIEYSNEKFTKRILFKDQQSLIFVLNFMPGQQLPAHRHPGAIVYLTVLQGEGVITTDGQDTAVSEGDVVRCEGDEVFSFSCTGTEPTSLYVLLSSIPDERYAQEV; encoded by the coding sequence ATGGAGAAAATCGCGTTGAAAGAACGTATCGAATATAGCAATGAGAAATTTACGAAGAGGATCTTATTCAAGGATCAGCAGAGCCTTATATTTGTGCTGAACTTTATGCCCGGACAGCAGCTCCCTGCCCATCGTCATCCAGGAGCGATTGTGTATTTGACGGTTCTACAAGGAGAGGGGGTTATCACGACAGACGGACAGGATACAGCTGTCTCAGAAGGCGATGTGGTCCGCTGCGAGGGGGATGAAGTCTTTTCTTTCAGTTGCACGGGAACTGAGCCTACAAGTCTCTATGTCTTACTTAGTTCGATTCCGGATGAAAGATACGCTCAAGAAGTATAA
- a CDS encoding homocysteine synthase, giving the protein MSDERKFAPETLAIHAGQELDPTTYSRAVPLYQTTSYGFRDTEHAANLFGLKEFGNIYTRIMNPTNDVFEKRVAELEGGIGALSTASGQAAITFSILNIAGAGDEIVSSATLYGGTYNLFSTTLAKLGIKVKFVDASNPENFRAAITDKTKALYAETLGNPKCDVLDIEAVAAIAHENGIPLIVDNTFPSPYLLRPIEFGADIVVHSATKFIGGHGTSIGGIIVDSGKFDWKASGKFPGLTEADPSYNGIVYADALGPAAYITKARVQLLRDLGASLSPFNAWLLLQGLETLHLRVERHSQNALKVAQFLEDHDQVEWVSYPGLPSHESYELAKKYLPKGQGAIMTFGIKGGVEAGKKLIDSVKLFSHLANVGDSKSLIIHPASTTHLQLTEKEQAAAGVTPGLIRLSIGTESIDDILYDLEQAIAASQN; this is encoded by the coding sequence ATGTCTGATGAGCGTAAATTTGCACCTGAAACCTTAGCAATTCATGCCGGGCAAGAACTTGATCCAACGACTTATTCCCGGGCAGTACCTTTGTACCAAACTACTTCCTACGGGTTCCGTGATACGGAGCATGCCGCGAATCTTTTCGGTTTGAAGGAATTCGGCAATATCTATACCCGTATTATGAACCCGACGAATGATGTGTTCGAGAAGCGTGTAGCTGAGCTAGAGGGCGGGATTGGCGCGCTGTCTACAGCGTCAGGCCAAGCGGCGATTACATTCTCGATTTTGAATATCGCCGGTGCCGGGGATGAGATTGTATCATCTGCAACACTATATGGCGGTACCTACAATCTGTTCTCGACCACTCTAGCCAAGCTGGGCATCAAGGTGAAGTTCGTCGATGCTTCAAATCCTGAGAACTTCCGCGCGGCAATTACGGATAAGACCAAGGCGCTGTATGCCGAGACGCTGGGCAATCCGAAATGCGATGTGTTGGATATCGAAGCTGTTGCTGCAATCGCTCATGAGAATGGAATTCCATTGATCGTGGATAACACTTTCCCAAGCCCATATTTGCTCCGTCCTATCGAATTCGGTGCGGATATTGTAGTTCATTCGGCTACGAAGTTTATCGGTGGCCATGGTACATCCATCGGCGGAATTATCGTAGATAGCGGTAAATTCGACTGGAAAGCAAGCGGCAAGTTCCCAGGCTTGACCGAGGCAGACCCAAGCTACAACGGCATTGTCTATGCTGATGCTCTTGGTCCGGCTGCATATATTACCAAAGCTCGCGTCCAATTGCTGCGCGATCTTGGCGCATCTTTGTCGCCGTTCAATGCGTGGCTGCTGCTACAAGGATTGGAGACGCTGCATCTGCGTGTAGAACGCCACAGTCAGAATGCACTGAAGGTAGCTCAATTCCTGGAAGATCATGACCAAGTAGAGTGGGTCAGCTATCCTGGCCTGCCAAGCCATGAATCCTATGAATTGGCGAAGAAATATTTGCCTAAGGGGCAAGGTGCGATTATGACCTTCGGAATCAAGGGCGGTGTGGAAGCTGGCAAGAAGCTGATCGATAGTGTGAAGCTGTTCTCTCATTTGGCCAATGTCGGCGATTCCAAGTCCCTGATCATCCATCCGGCGAGCACGACGCATCTGCAGCTGACAGAGAAAGAACAGGCAGCGGCAGGCGTTACTCCTGGACTTATCCGTCTTTCCATCGGTACCGAGTCTATTGATGATATTCTTTATGATTTGGAGCAGGCGATTGCCGCAAGCCAGAACTGA
- a CDS encoding ATP-binding cassette domain-containing protein: MISIERLEQKVGEFSLRIHELRIARGITLLVGANGAGKSTLLELLATVQLPRGGSIQYDGRSAQEALPLLRSQIGYVPSDIELYEDMTVYKLLKYLGELKGMYHLERIEALIEDFRLSVYRNTRIKRLSAGIQRRIAIAQSLLASPQFLFLDEPLNGMDSAERKLVIAYLNKYAEGRTIIAAVHELGEWEAASDRLLWLDHGQAGFYGNQESWLSDLPYKVWQGRLTKDQFQLYFTSDRSIIEFREVDNGMMVLRVVAAEAPFHGWNEVSPTMEDAYFIRKFTRSK; encoded by the coding sequence ATGATTTCGATTGAGAGGTTGGAGCAGAAGGTAGGGGAATTTTCCCTTCGCATCCATGAACTACGGATCGCCCGGGGCATTACTTTACTCGTTGGCGCGAATGGAGCAGGTAAATCAACGCTGCTGGAACTGCTCGCAACGGTACAGCTGCCTCGCGGTGGAAGCATCCAATACGATGGACGCTCCGCCCAGGAGGCTCTGCCTCTGCTGCGCAGTCAAATTGGATATGTCCCTTCCGATATTGAATTGTATGAAGATATGACGGTGTATAAGCTGCTGAAGTATTTAGGAGAGCTCAAAGGGATGTACCACCTGGAACGGATCGAAGCCCTGATTGAAGATTTTCGTCTGTCGGTTTACCGGAATACACGCATTAAGCGTTTGTCCGCAGGGATACAGCGGCGAATTGCCATCGCCCAGTCTTTACTAGCCTCACCGCAATTCCTCTTCCTGGATGAACCGCTGAACGGAATGGATTCTGCGGAGCGCAAGCTGGTGATCGCTTATTTGAATAAATACGCGGAGGGACGAACAATTATAGCTGCGGTTCATGAGCTTGGTGAATGGGAGGCAGCCAGCGATCGACTGCTCTGGCTGGATCACGGTCAGGCTGGATTTTACGGGAATCAAGAGAGCTGGTTATCCGATTTGCCGTATAAAGTATGGCAGGGCCGATTGACAAAGGATCAGTTCCAGTTATATTTTACGTCAGATCGCAGCATCATAGAGTTTCGCGAGGTGGATAATGGAATGATGGTCTTGCGGGTTGTAGCTGCAGAAGCGCCGTTCCACGGCTGGAATGAAGTCTCCCCTACGATGGAGGATGCTTATTTCATTCGCAAATTCACGCGGAGCAAGTAA